In the Girardinichthys multiradiatus isolate DD_20200921_A chromosome 4, DD_fGirMul_XY1, whole genome shotgun sequence genome, one interval contains:
- the terb2 gene encoding telomere repeats-binding bouquet formation protein 2 isoform X2, with protein MFRCKTAWFSNSVPEDHLDFWMQEGGSITGWREADYLFSADATCPDTKRIFESKDYIWNKVTVLHSLFLSTCEKRQSVKSVCIGHYVLPPASVQDEVRKVVGRLIWEREDEETAAQDQQKTLSLSEVEHSEEEVRGSICEASDTDSSESEALLWEHLKSPVGCMAPGYVSIENLPKYSGDLHDVHPVLFRCSKCKGYLCLGPKYHKTH; from the exons ATGTTTCGCTGTAAGACTGCTTGGTTTTCCAACAGCGTACCAGAAGATCATCTTGACTTTTGGA TGCAGGAAGGTGGGAGCATTACTGGTTGGAGAGAGGCAGATTACCTCTTCAGTGCAGATGCAACATGTCCCGACACAAAGAG GATATTTGAAAGCAAAGATTACATCTGGAACAAGGTGACTGTTTTACACAGCTTGTTTCTGTCCACCTGTGAAAAGCGGCAAAGTGTGAAATCAGTGTGCATCGGTCATTATGTGCTGCCTCCAGCTTCTGTACAGGATG AGGTGAGAAAAGTGGTTGGCAGGTTGATTTGGGAACGTGAAGATGAAGAAACAGCTGCACAG GACCAACAAAAGACTTTAAGCCTGTCAGAAGTTGAACACAGTGAGGAGGAAGTGAGAGGGAGCAT ATGTGAGGCATCAGACACAGACTCATCAGAGAGTGAAGCTCTCCTCTGGGAACATTTGAAAAGCCCAGTTGGTTGTATGGCCCCAG GGTATGTCAGCATTGAGAATCTTCCGAAATATTCCGGTGATCTGCATGATGTGCATCCTGTGCTTTTCAGATGTTCAAAATGTAAAGGTTACCTTTGTTTAGGTCCCAAATATCACAAGACACACtaa
- the terb2 gene encoding telomere repeats-binding bouquet formation protein 2 isoform X1 codes for MSSSPCATKLVFVALVALIHQQLDRKKVRLKGKTCCKWPSAVQEGGSITGWREADYLFSADATCPDTKRIFESKDYIWNKVTVLHSLFLSTCEKRQSVKSVCIGHYVLPPASVQDEVRKVVGRLIWEREDEETAAQDQQKTLSLSEVEHSEEEVRGSICEASDTDSSESEALLWEHLKSPVGCMAPGYVSIENLPKYSGDLHDVHPVLFRCSKCKGYLCLGPKYHKTH; via the exons ATGTCAAGTTCTCCATGTGCCACTAAATTG gtttttgtggcactagttgCCCTCATCCATCAGCAACTGGACAGGAAGAAGGTCAGAttgaaggggaagacatgctgcAAATGGCCCAGTGCCG TGCAGGAAGGTGGGAGCATTACTGGTTGGAGAGAGGCAGATTACCTCTTCAGTGCAGATGCAACATGTCCCGACACAAAGAG GATATTTGAAAGCAAAGATTACATCTGGAACAAGGTGACTGTTTTACACAGCTTGTTTCTGTCCACCTGTGAAAAGCGGCAAAGTGTGAAATCAGTGTGCATCGGTCATTATGTGCTGCCTCCAGCTTCTGTACAGGATG AGGTGAGAAAAGTGGTTGGCAGGTTGATTTGGGAACGTGAAGATGAAGAAACAGCTGCACAG GACCAACAAAAGACTTTAAGCCTGTCAGAAGTTGAACACAGTGAGGAGGAAGTGAGAGGGAGCAT ATGTGAGGCATCAGACACAGACTCATCAGAGAGTGAAGCTCTCCTCTGGGAACATTTGAAAAGCCCAGTTGGTTGTATGGCCCCAG GGTATGTCAGCATTGAGAATCTTCCGAAATATTCCGGTGATCTGCATGATGTGCATCCTGTGCTTTTCAGATGTTCAAAATGTAAAGGTTACCTTTGTTTAGGTCCCAAATATCACAAGACACACtaa
- the sord gene encoding sorbitol dehydrogenase, giving the protein MAQENLSVVLHAKGDLRLETRPVPEPGPNEVLLQMHSVGICGSDVHYWQHGRIGDFVLKKPMVLGHEAAGRVVKVGSAVTHLKPGDRVAIEPGVPREMDEFFKGGQYNLSPTIFFCATPPDDGNLCRYYTHSANFCYKLPDNVTFEEGALIEPLSVGIHACRRAGVTLGSTVLICGAGPIGLVSLLVAKAMGASKVIITDLFAERLGMAKELGADFQLTVKKGDGPQQLAKTVEDTLGAQPQITIECTGVESCIQTALYATRSGGVVMLVGLGAPMTTVPLVNAAVREVDIRGVFRYCNTWPMAIAMLSSGKVNVKPLVTHRFPLEQAVQAFETTRQGLGIKVMLKCDKNDQSP; this is encoded by the exons ATGGCTCAGGAAAATTTGTCCGTGGTGTTGCATGCTAAGGGAGACCTCAGGCTT GAAACCCGTCCAGTTCCAGAGCCAGGACCTAATG AGGTGTTGCTTCAGATGCACTCTGTGGGAATCTGTGGGTCAGATGTGCACTACTGGCAGCATGGCCGAATTGGGGACTTTGTACTCAAAAAACCTATGGTGCTGGGCCACGAAGCTGCAGGGCGAGTGGTGAAGGTCGGATCAGCGGTCACACACCTTAAACCAG GTGATAGGGTGGCTATTGAGCCTGGCGTGCCCCGCGAGATGGATGAGTTCTTCAAAGGAGGACAATATAACTTGTCCCCCACCATCTTCTTCTGTGCCACGCCACCTGATGATGGAAACTTGTGCAGATACTACACACACAGCGCCAACTTCTGCTACAA GTTGCCTGATAATGTCACCTTTGAGGAGGGGGCGCTCATCGAACCTCTCTCTGTGGGGATTCATGCCTGTCGTCGGGCCGGTGTCACCCTCGGCAGCACTGTTCTCATCTGCGGTGCAG GACCCATTGGATTGGTTAGCTTGCTTGTAGCCAAGGCAATGGGGGCCTCGAAAGTCATCATCACTG ATCTGTTCGCAGAGCGCCTGGGAATGGCCAAGGAACTAGGTGCAGACTTCCAGCTGACGGTGAAGAAGGGTGATGGACCCCAGCAGCTGGCAAAGACTGTCGAGGACACCCTTGGAGCTCAGCCTCAAATCACCATCGAATGTACCGGAGTGGAGAGCTGCATCCAAACTGCGCTTTAT GCAACACGTTCAGGAGGTGTGGTGATGCTGGTGGGTCTTGGTGCTCCGATGACTACCGTTCCCCTCGTCAATGCTGCTGTGAGAGAAGTGGACATCAGAGGAGTCTTCCGCTACTGCAATAC CTGGCCAATGGCTATTGCCATGTTGTCATCAGGCAAAGTGAATGTAAAGCCCCTTGTGACCCACCGCTTTCCCCTGGAGCAGGCAGTGCAGGCCTTTGAGACCACGCGTCAGGGTCTTGGGATAAAGGTCATgttaaagtgtgacaaaaacgACCAGAGCCCTTGA